TTGGTGTCTTTCCGTAAAAGGTGTGTCTAGGGCGTAGATTTTGCAAAACAGGTAAGGGCAGAGCACAAGGAATCGGCAGTTAGTTGCAGTCTTTGGGATGAGGGTCGGCACTTGATTCTCTAGTAGTGCTTTGTGTCAGCAGACTTACTCCCCATTGTCATTGGCAGATAGTTTCTGTGATGGGGCCGCCGGTAGATGCAATGGGGAGTAAGTGGTACTTAAGACCACTCCTGCTGGCGGGTGATAAAAGACCCAGATGGAACCAAAGGTAGTTCTCACTTGGAGACCGGTTCCACCTGGGATTTGATGTTGGCAATCAGGGTTGTTTCAGGACCGAGCCCCCAGGCATCTCATAAAGACAGCTGAACAAGGACACACGGTTCGGTGGTCTTGTCTACTGGGGCGTATTCGTTTCAGGTCTGGGACAGTTTTCGCATGCGATCACATTTCCAGAAGCCATTCCTACTCTAATAGGGACTTGGCACAAAGTCTCCGCCCCGGCACTCTTTTAAGTAATGCAGGGAACGTACTTGTCCGGTCATCTCCAAATCACCCCGATAGACAGGATCATGAAAGCCCTCGATATCGATGGTGCCTTGGTAGTTGGACTGGCGCAAGATTGTGATCAGGTCTGTCCAGTTGGAGTCTCCAAAACCCGGTGTTCGGTGCCAAGCGTATGCCTTTGGTCCGTTGATCCCATATTCTCGGATAATGTCCCAGGCGATGGTGGCGTCCTTGCCGTGTACGTGGAAGATCCGATGGGCCCATTTCCGAAGCTGGGGTACAGGATCAATGAGATTAACCAGTTGATGACAAGGCTCCCACTCCAACCCGATATTCTCAGCAGGGAGTGCATCAAACATCATTTCCCACGCGGTGGGGCCATGGGCGATGTTCCAGCCTCCTCTATGCCAATTTCCACCCATACCGCAGTTTTCAAAGGCTAGGCGGATCCCCTGATCTTCCGCCCGTTTTGCTAAGGGCTCGAAGACTTCGCGAAAGCGCGGTATGCATTTTTCTATAGGTTCATTGACGACCCTTCCGGCAAAGCCAGTTACCAGATCAGTGCCAAAAAGGTGTGCATGGTCAATGAGCTGTTTCCAGTCATCCACAGCTTTGTCATTATCCTCAACCAATGCGTTATTGGAGACGGATAGGCTCGAAATCACAACATCGTGTCCTTCCAGTATTTCCTGTAATCTTTGGGCTAGTTGGGGTAAATTAATATCGCCAATGGTTTCCCAGAAGGTCAGACCAAAAGACTCAAAACCTAATGGTAGAATCTGCGGGATGACCTTAAGTGCCATGTTCCCAGGTACAAGCGTGCCGATACGTAGTTTGTGCAATGTTGTTCTCCTTTCATGATGTGAGATAGTGTACAATAAAAGCATAATGCATATTCGGCATAAGGTCCATAGATAATCTTGTGTGTTTCCTATCTTGTGGGGGTGCGTATATCGGTCGATTTAGACAGCTTGTGGACGCAAAAAGCATATCGAATTCATGGACTCATGTCAGCAGTAGTTGTTTTCAAAACTTGATGCTTTCTTGGATTCGTTCCGAAGCCTACAACGATATGAATTATGGAGAATTCGTTCAGGAAGGGCCAAGTAGCGAATCTAGAACGATGTGGTAAGGCCTTGTAATCTAAGGACCCTAAGACTAGAAACCGATCACAGGGGCTAAACCGTAGGATCTAGTCCAAAGTAAAAAGTGCCTCCACAGAGCTATCCAGTACGCGAGCTAGTTTCATCGCTAATGCTAAAGATGGATCGTATCGGTCATTTTCGATGGCAATGATTGTTTGCCGTGAAACGCCTACGAGATTAGCCAAATCCTCTTGACGTAGTCCCTGTTCCTTTCGGATTTGCTTAATGATATTCCTCATGGTCTAAACACCACAAGACTGATGAAACCGATTACTAACGCAATGATTAGGATGATTACCGAGAGCTTGAGTATGGGGGTGTCCTTTAACTCACCATCTGCGGTCATCCTATGTTTGTAGTATAGTTGTGCTACTAGCAGAACTATGTTTTGCGAAATCAAGATCATGAAAGGTCTACTTAGAGGCTGTCTCATGATAATGTTATCGTAAACCATGGCAGCCAGTAGTGCTAAAATCACAAATGCATAGGCCCATTTCATTGCCTGGAGTTGAATGAACCTTTCCATTTCATCTGCCTTTTTAAAGCGTTGCGTTTTCATCTTATCCCTCCTAGAATGTCAAATGTTCTTTACATTTTCACTGTACAACGCTCTTCCAAGGATGTCAAGAACTCTTTACATTCTGTGTTTTCTTACCAAGGTATAGACAGACAGTCCAATTGTCTCCCCGGTTCCTGCAGAAGTAGGCCGTCAAGGGAGAGGAGGCTTTGCTGCAGGATTGCATTGTGGGAGGCTTGAGGATATGGTTTTGGGCGTACGGGTGCCTGCTATGGGTTACTAAGGGAAGAGATCCAGCTTTTATCTGATACAACTCATGTCAAAGGAAGGAGTTCTGAAAGGAACAGCGAAATATAAGTATAAAGTAGGTTAACCGGATATACCAACAAGGACGGATAGGACAGTTAGTCTCTGCGTAAAGTCAATGATAGCAAGGTATAAACGGCTAGTCATGGATGGGCTCGGGAAGGCATACAATAGAAGAGGGTTTGGATGTTGGTTAACGATGGTCATGGCACAGCAGTGTAGCAGAGGTAGTCTGACATGCCTAAAGACGACCACAGACAGGGTGCACGGAACAAGCTAGACTGTCTTAGAGTGCCGAATAGCGACGCATAGACACAGAAAGAATAGGGTTCTGCAGTTGAGGTTCACTAATGGTAGGAGAAAGCGTGTGGCAGCTCATTGAGTCAGATTAGCTATCACGCGGTATATCAGCTATGGAGTCGGTACATCGTCTTACTTACACATTGTTTGCTGTTGAGAGAATGGGCGCTTCCTAGGGTCTTTTGGTGGAGCGACTACGATGGAACATGGGGGAGAATATGGATAACATAAACCGAGCAGGTGCACCGATCCAAGGCGTCATGTCCTTATTGCTTACACCTTTTGATCACAACAAGTCGATTGATTGGCAGACTTACGAAGCATATGTCGATTGGCAGTTGGCTCAAATGCCGCATGGACTTTTTGCCGTATGCGGTTCAAGTGAAATGAAGTGGCTTACCATGGAGGAACGATTGGAACTGGCAGAAAGAGCAGTATTCCGTGCCAAGAAGGTACCAGTTGTTGCTACTGCTAATCTCTTGCCGGATTGTTCAAGGCATCGTGAAGAGCTACATAGAATGATTGACACGGGTGTATCCGGGGTTGTACTGGTTCCACCTTTCGGTCTTGGTAGGGAGCCTTCGAGACTTGAAGCATACTTTGGTGCTTTGATCGAAGCCTCTACAGTCCCTGTATTCTTATACGAATGGCCTCAAGTGGAGCCGTATCTCATATCCCATGAGAGCTTCTCGCGGTTAGTAGAGTATGGCGCTCTTGGCATCAAGGATACCACATGCACCATCGAGGGGATCACCTCTAAGATCCAGTCTGCACCCAACGCAGTCGTCTTCCAAGCTAATACTGCATTTGCTACCGATGCCATTCGGGCAGGGGCAGGAGGACTAATGGCAATAACCTCTACCTCAAATACCGATCTGGTCGTTCGTTTTTGGGAGGCTCTCGTCGAGAAGGATACAGATAGGGAGGCAGCTGTTTTGCAGAGAGAACTTGTCTTTCTTGATTCACTTCTCATTCGGGCTCATCCTGCTGCTGCGAAGTACATTGTTCGCCTACGCGGTCTAGATTTTCAGCTGTATACCAGATGGCCAGTCAACCTTGAACCTCAGGTTTTGAAAGCAATTGATATCTGGTATCACGATACGATTGCCTTCGGTCTATAGCATGGGGGGGATTAGAGGATGAAAAGCAACTCCGTCAGTAACTGCTTTGTTTCACCGATCACCAACTGTTGGGGCGAAAAAGAACAGATCGAGATTAATACCGAATGCAGACTCGTGTTCCGGGGAAGCAAGGGGGCTGCATTTAACCATCATCCGCAGATTACAGCTGCATTTGGTCGTTTGTACGCGACTTGGTCATGCGGGGACTTGGATGAGGACGATGTAGGACAGCGGATGGTCATGTCAGTCTCCGAGGATGGTGGAGTAACGTGGACTACTCCTTGTACTATCGTTGAGCGTGCAAACGCTGAGTACGCGCCAGCAGTCATAACAAATGGCGGGATCCGGGTATTTCAGGATCAGCTGATAGCTTACTATGGTTACTATGAGTTTACCAGGGCAGGTCTTGCTGACGGACGCCGGCAGCAGAAGGGTGCGGGGGAGGCACCGGTGGATCAATGGTGGCATCAGAACACGTATTGCGGTGCAATGGTCTCCGATGATTCGGGTGTTACGTGGAAGGATCAAGGGATTGTGGTTGATCGATTTGTTCCCAATTGGGGTCCACATTTAACTAGTACCGGTCGACTGATTATGCCCGGCAATCTATGGTTTCCCTATACGGACGATCCCGTTGGTACGAACCCATGGTACGTGACCGGATTACCTAGGTTACCTGACTGGTACGTCGATGATCCCGAGGGCTTCCATAGGGGTTGCCGGTATCGGGGTGATGCCCGTGAATACTGTGAAGGGTCGTTCTTCGAAACAGATGATGGCGTACTTCATATGATGCTCCGGACCAACCAAAACCGTTTAGCAGTCTCAACAAGCCATGATCACGGACAGACGTGGTCTGAGCCTTGCATGACATCCTTTGTTGACGATAACAGCAAGCACATGTTTGGCCGGCTCCCTGATGGACGTTTCTACGGACTCAGCACACCGAAACCAAATTCAGGTCGTACCCCTCTTGTTATGGCCTTAAGTGAAGATGGTGTTGTGTTTGACCGTCACTTTCTTTTAGGAAGTGAACCTTGCGGCGTTCCTCGGATGGAGGGTTTGCATAAGGGCGGGCGTTACGGCTATCCCCACTTGATCATGGTGGAAGGGATAGGGTTTGTCATCTACTCCGTCTTTAAGGAGGACATCGTGGTTTGCCGATTCCCCTTGAATGCACTGAAATAGCCATAGGAGTGGGCTTGTGAGAGAGTACGATCAAATAAACAGTCTGTAGGTACCTTACATCCGTTCTTAGCATTGACCAGCGAAGTGTATTAGCTACATTCTGTTCTGCCTGGGCTTTTGCGGAAATACGTCTTCACTAGAGGGGGTGGATTAGGCTGGCGTTCATATTATCCCATACATATCCAAATATATGATTTAAGAGAGGAGATGAAACATAATGAAATTTCATTGGAGAGTAATTATTGTAGCCCTGTTCATTCCACTTATGCTGTCCTCGTTAGCTATTGGTGAAAAGGTGCATCTCACCTTTATGACCTTTGGACCAGATAGTCTGATCGCTGGATTCCAGCAAGTAATAGAAGGTTTTGAAGAGGAAAATCCAGGAGTGAGTATTGAACTCCAACCAGCCACAGGACCTACTGATCTGCGAGACAAGGCCTTGGTTGCCTTTGCCGGCGGAGTAGGCCCAGACCTAATTGGCGGAGATGATGCGGTCGCATATGCTTTGATGGCTGCCGATGGTCTGCTTGAGTTAAGTGACTTGATTGAAAGTGATCCGCATATTGGCCAAATCGAGGATTCGTTGCTGCCGGGTCTTTGGGAAATGGCCACATATGGTGGCAAACGATTTACAATTCCGATGGGGGTAGCACTGGAAGATTGGTATATCAATGTTGATCATTTCAATACATCGGGTCTTGCTCTTCCCACTGAGGACTGGAACTGGGATCAGTTTCTCCATGTGGCCAAACGCTTGACGATGTACGATGGGAGCGAGATTGTCCGGGCAGGCTATGTCCTAGAGGTCCACGCATTACATGAGATACTACCGTGGATCATCCAAGCTGGCGGGCTTCCCTTCGACGACTGGTCTAATCCCACCGAATCATTATTTAGTACTCCGCAGGTAAGGGAAGCCTTACGGTTCTTGTATGATTTGAGGTGGGAGCATGCGGTTGTACCTAGGCCAGGCGAGCTTCCCGGTGGAAGTGTGAACATATTCATGCAGGATAAGGTGTCTATGCTGACCCATTGGCCTGCCCGGGTTGGGCAGTTTGCACGGGCCGAATTGCCATTTAAGTGGAAGGTCCAGCAAGCTCCACAGAATAAGGAACGCGCTGTCATTGGAGCAATAGATGGCTTGAAGATTGGTTCACAAACGAAACACCCCGACATTGCGTGGGAGTTTCTAAAATACCTTGTGCGACCAGACGTGCAGCGAATTCTGGCCCCCAATTTCCAGATACCAGCTGTGCAAGAGGTGGCGATGTCCGATGACTGGCTTGAAAGTCCTGTCCCGGGTGTAAATAAAATTGCCTTTCTCAAAGATGCCCAGTTCCTGTATAATCGGGCTCAGAACCCGGCTGTTGCTTCTGATGTGGATCGGGTCTTCTTAGAAGAATGGAACATGGCCTTTGATGGAGGAAAGTATCCCATTGAGCACATGGTTCAAAGTGTAGATGAGCGTCTTAACGCCATCTTGACCAAGTAATCAAAACCTAGTCCAATGAATAAGGGTAAAGGCGGGGAGGCTCTTTTTCCTGCCTCTACCCTCAATGGAATTTGTATTGTTGTAGTGAATGTCCTTGCTCATAACCCGATATTTTCAACCAGCCGTCAGATCCCAGTGTGTGTCATCTGATCAACGCTAGAAGGTCCTGATGATCTGTGATGATCGACCAGAGCTTCCTTTGTACAGTTTTCGCCCTAAGCAGGGCATGTTCTAGGTCAGACTTGGTGAACAGCAGGGAATCGGGAAACCAAAGACTGTGTTAGGGAGCGTGGCTTATCATAGTTTAAGGAGATAGAGACAGGAAAGGGCGAGAGATTTTTAAGGCCTACCAAGACCGAGGGCACAAAGGCATCGGCACAGTGGCTTTTGGGAAGGCTGCAGGTTTGAGAGTAACCTAGGAAGCTAACTAACGGGAGAAAAGGTTAGTCGCAGGTGCTATCAAACCTGATTGCTGGTTTCATCGACAGGTACTTCGTGGTGCGGCAAGGAAGTCTAGGACATCTGGACTAA
This genomic interval from Limnochordia bacterium contains the following:
- a CDS encoding exo-alpha-sialidase, translating into MKSNSVSNCFVSPITNCWGEKEQIEINTECRLVFRGSKGAAFNHHPQITAAFGRLYATWSCGDLDEDDVGQRMVMSVSEDGGVTWTTPCTIVERANAEYAPAVITNGGIRVFQDQLIAYYGYYEFTRAGLADGRRQQKGAGEAPVDQWWHQNTYCGAMVSDDSGVTWKDQGIVVDRFVPNWGPHLTSTGRLIMPGNLWFPYTDDPVGTNPWYVTGLPRLPDWYVDDPEGFHRGCRYRGDAREYCEGSFFETDDGVLHMMLRTNQNRLAVSTSHDHGQTWSEPCMTSFVDDNSKHMFGRLPDGRFYGLSTPKPNSGRTPLVMALSEDGVVFDRHFLLGSEPCGVPRMEGLHKGGRYGYPHLIMVEGIGFVIYSVFKEDIVVCRFPLNALK
- a CDS encoding helix-turn-helix transcriptional regulator — translated: MRNIIKQIRKEQGLRQEDLANLVGVSRQTIIAIENDRYDPSLALAMKLARVLDSSVEALFTLD
- a CDS encoding sugar ABC transporter substrate-binding protein encodes the protein MKFHWRVIIVALFIPLMLSSLAIGEKVHLTFMTFGPDSLIAGFQQVIEGFEEENPGVSIELQPATGPTDLRDKALVAFAGGVGPDLIGGDDAVAYALMAADGLLELSDLIESDPHIGQIEDSLLPGLWEMATYGGKRFTIPMGVALEDWYINVDHFNTSGLALPTEDWNWDQFLHVAKRLTMYDGSEIVRAGYVLEVHALHEILPWIIQAGGLPFDDWSNPTESLFSTPQVREALRFLYDLRWEHAVVPRPGELPGGSVNIFMQDKVSMLTHWPARVGQFARAELPFKWKVQQAPQNKERAVIGAIDGLKIGSQTKHPDIAWEFLKYLVRPDVQRILAPNFQIPAVQEVAMSDDWLESPVPGVNKIAFLKDAQFLYNRAQNPAVASDVDRVFLEEWNMAFDGGKYPIEHMVQSVDERLNAILTK
- a CDS encoding dihydrodipicolinate synthase family protein — translated: MERLRWNMGENMDNINRAGAPIQGVMSLLLTPFDHNKSIDWQTYEAYVDWQLAQMPHGLFAVCGSSEMKWLTMEERLELAERAVFRAKKVPVVATANLLPDCSRHREELHRMIDTGVSGVVLVPPFGLGREPSRLEAYFGALIEASTVPVFLYEWPQVEPYLISHESFSRLVEYGALGIKDTTCTIEGITSKIQSAPNAVVFQANTAFATDAIRAGAGGLMAITSTSNTDLVVRFWEALVEKDTDREAAVLQRELVFLDSLLIRAHPAAAKYIVRLRGLDFQLYTRWPVNLEPQVLKAIDIWYHDTIAFGL
- a CDS encoding sugar phosphate isomerase/epimerase; its protein translation is MLLLYTISHHERRTTLHKLRIGTLVPGNMALKVIPQILPLGFESFGLTFWETIGDINLPQLAQRLQEILEGHDVVISSLSVSNNALVEDNDKAVDDWKQLIDHAHLFGTDLVTGFAGRVVNEPIEKCIPRFREVFEPLAKRAEDQGIRLAFENCGMGGNWHRGGWNIAHGPTAWEMMFDALPAENIGLEWEPCHQLVNLIDPVPQLRKWAHRIFHVHGKDATIAWDIIREYGINGPKAYAWHRTPGFGDSNWTDLITILRQSNYQGTIDIEGFHDPVYRGDLEMTGQVRSLHYLKECRGGDFVPSPY